The Streptomyces sp. CC0208 genome window below encodes:
- a CDS encoding helix-turn-helix domain-containing protein: MAARPATVNARSAWHDVPRLQVRRFAAIAMSEAPALAEEILREIRREYPHLPVVLDDSGEPMALVGIRRAIEVFVQHLETAEGRPTVPPGVFQEFGRGEGLNGRSLDSLQAIYRMGVRLAWRRFADIGQRVEIPPPAMYELVDAGYEYLDGLVDQSVRGYAEAAARQAGERLRLQRRLMELLLAERHRGDPADALTERAARIGWPLPKKVAVGVLLRPAREAVPPAVGQGVLLDMDYEQPRMVVPEPDAAGRPELLHRALTGWAGAIGPPVPLADAAKSLRWAEAAVRLMERDLLPAGDVLYCTEHTEALVLLQPEELIDDLARRCLAPLRHCGPTHGRRLAETLLAWLETRGGAPEVAARLGVHPQTVRYRLRQIRELWGDEIDNPDRRFELELVLRARRLRGELT, from the coding sequence GTGGCCGCCCGCCCGGCAACAGTGAACGCCCGCTCGGCCTGGCATGACGTCCCGCGCCTCCAGGTCCGTCGTTTCGCGGCCATCGCCATGTCCGAGGCGCCGGCCCTCGCGGAGGAGATCCTGCGCGAGATCCGCCGCGAGTACCCCCATCTGCCGGTCGTCCTGGACGACTCCGGCGAACCGATGGCCCTGGTCGGCATCCGCCGCGCGATCGAGGTCTTCGTCCAGCACCTGGAAACGGCGGAGGGCCGCCCGACCGTCCCGCCCGGCGTCTTCCAGGAGTTCGGCAGAGGCGAGGGCCTGAACGGTCGCAGCCTCGACTCCCTCCAGGCGATCTACCGCATGGGCGTACGCCTGGCCTGGCGCCGTTTCGCCGACATCGGCCAGCGCGTGGAGATCCCGCCGCCCGCGATGTACGAGCTGGTGGACGCGGGCTACGAGTACCTGGACGGCCTGGTCGACCAGTCGGTCCGGGGCTACGCCGAGGCCGCGGCCCGCCAGGCGGGCGAGCGGTTGCGCCTCCAGCGCCGCCTGATGGAGTTACTGCTGGCCGAACGCCACCGGGGCGATCCGGCGGACGCGCTGACGGAACGCGCGGCCCGCATCGGCTGGCCCCTCCCGAAGAAGGTGGCGGTCGGCGTCCTGCTCCGCCCGGCCCGCGAGGCGGTACCCCCCGCGGTGGGCCAGGGAGTCCTCCTGGACATGGACTACGAACAGCCCCGCATGGTCGTCCCGGAACCGGACGCGGCGGGCCGCCCCGAACTCCTGCACCGGGCCCTGACCGGCTGGGCGGGCGCGATCGGCCCCCCGGTCCCCCTCGCCGACGCGGCCAAGTCCCTCCGCTGGGCCGAGGCCGCCGTACGCCTCATGGAACGCGACCTGCTCCCCGCCGGAGACGTGCTGTACTGCACCGAACACACCGAGGCCCTGGTCCTGCTCCAGCCCGAGGAACTGATCGACGACCTGGCCCGGCGCTGCCTGGCCCCCCTGCGCCACTGCGGCCCCACCCACGGCCGCCGCCTCGCCGAAACCCTGCTCGCCTGGCTGGAGACACGCGGCGGGGCCCCGGAGGTGGCCGCCCGCCTCGGCGTCCACCCCCAGACCGTCCGCTACCGCCTCCGCCAGATCCGCGAACTGTGGGGCGACGAGATCGACAACCCGGACCGCCGCTTCGAACTGGAGCTGGTGCTGCGGGCGCGGCGGTTGCGGGGCGAGCTGACGTGA
- a CDS encoding TerD family protein: MTKGSNTALSALSENTGSVIVSLGWSSPAGDGDADVSVLLLGQDGKVRSDADFYFYNNPVAADGSVQLLDKTPTEDGNEDRIGFDLTAVPPEVDRMVVAASRYEGAHFGELDDLRVTLSDAVGETLLRFTVGDAGTVSAIIFGELYRRGDEWKFRAVGQGYDSGLAGLATDFGVDVDDDAETAVEVVDDMAVTAAAEPAVNGRPVGVPPGTAPEPDPSGALDAVPAPRRSADEAGAPKPAARPRTAKKRAAPPSTPPKSLAENDSWKPARLFPVSALKSDRDREMRATSVLLSVMTQVPRFGRRLTAAFGAPSGRMETFTEVSLPHGDTPRRPDGVIRIERAGKLWTALVETKTNGNALKADQVQAYMDIAARRGYEAVITLSNDVALEGSPLVDVRIDRRRKHQVALWHLSWAEVAHQAQMLIRHEGVGNAARTWLLQELLHYLQHENSGCHGFQNMGSAWVPVRNGISDETLCQGDPRALEVVESWERLVRQVCLRLGGELGQKVLPAQRARRGTDPEARRMQLADRLCVEGRLQAELRVEQAPGLLTIGADLRTGRLRTSIEFPAPEQGYPLSWVKRLVRRLAEAPADLHVETLLEGGTGGPRGTLERLRPEPADMLPKGGGAITGFRLSLFKNMGNSRGNAESSFIRSVDDAVHRFHSTVMVHLDAPAARRTGARERARV, from the coding sequence ATGACCAAGGGGTCGAACACTGCCCTGTCGGCCCTGAGCGAGAACACCGGTTCGGTGATCGTGAGCCTGGGCTGGAGCAGTCCGGCGGGGGACGGCGACGCGGATGTGTCCGTCCTGCTGCTGGGCCAGGACGGCAAGGTCCGCAGCGACGCCGACTTCTACTTCTACAACAACCCGGTGGCCGCCGACGGAAGCGTGCAGCTGCTGGACAAGACACCCACCGAGGACGGGAACGAAGACCGGATCGGTTTCGACCTGACCGCGGTCCCACCCGAGGTCGACCGCATGGTGGTGGCCGCGAGCCGCTACGAAGGCGCCCACTTCGGCGAGCTGGACGACCTCCGCGTCACCCTCTCCGACGCGGTCGGCGAAACCCTCCTGCGCTTCACCGTCGGCGACGCCGGAACGGTCAGCGCGATCATCTTCGGCGAGCTGTACCGGCGCGGCGACGAATGGAAGTTCCGCGCCGTCGGCCAGGGGTACGACTCGGGGCTGGCGGGCCTTGCCACGGACTTCGGGGTGGACGTCGACGACGACGCGGAGACGGCCGTCGAGGTCGTGGACGACATGGCGGTCACGGCCGCTGCGGAACCGGCTGTGAACGGCCGGCCGGTCGGAGTGCCGCCAGGCACGGCTCCGGAGCCGGATCCGTCGGGCGCGCTGGACGCCGTTCCGGCTCCCCGCCGGTCCGCCGACGAGGCCGGAGCACCCAAACCGGCTGCCCGGCCCCGCACCGCCAAGAAGAGGGCCGCGCCGCCCAGCACGCCACCGAAGTCGCTCGCGGAGAACGACTCCTGGAAACCCGCCAGGCTCTTTCCGGTCTCCGCACTCAAGAGCGACCGGGACCGGGAGATGCGCGCCACATCGGTCCTGCTGTCGGTGATGACCCAGGTTCCGCGGTTCGGCAGACGACTCACCGCCGCGTTCGGGGCACCGTCGGGCCGTATGGAGACGTTCACCGAGGTCTCCCTGCCGCACGGTGACACACCCCGGCGCCCCGACGGGGTGATCCGTATCGAGCGGGCAGGCAAGCTGTGGACGGCTCTCGTCGAGACGAAGACCAACGGCAACGCCCTCAAGGCCGACCAAGTGCAGGCCTATATGGACATCGCCGCCCGGCGTGGCTACGAGGCCGTGATCACGCTGTCGAACGACGTGGCACTGGAGGGCAGTCCCCTGGTCGACGTCAGGATCGACCGACGGCGCAAGCACCAGGTGGCGCTGTGGCACCTGTCCTGGGCAGAAGTGGCCCATCAGGCGCAGATGCTGATCCGGCACGAGGGCGTCGGGAACGCCGCGCGGACCTGGCTGCTCCAGGAGCTGCTGCACTATCTCCAGCACGAGAACTCCGGTTGCCACGGTTTCCAGAACATGGGCTCGGCCTGGGTGCCGGTGCGTAACGGCATCAGCGACGAGACCCTGTGCCAGGGCGACCCGCGCGCCCTCGAAGTGGTCGAGAGCTGGGAGCGGCTGGTCCGTCAGGTGTGCCTCAGGCTCGGCGGCGAACTCGGGCAGAAGGTGCTGCCCGCCCAGCGCGCCCGGCGCGGCACCGACCCTGAGGCCCGCCGGATGCAGCTCGCCGACCGGCTCTGTGTGGAAGGCCGGCTTCAGGCGGAGCTTCGCGTGGAGCAGGCACCTGGCCTGCTCACGATCGGCGCCGATCTGCGCACCGGCAGGCTGCGCACCTCGATCGAGTTCCCCGCGCCCGAGCAGGGCTATCCCCTGAGCTGGGTCAAGCGTCTGGTCCGCCGTCTCGCCGAGGCACCGGCGGACCTGCATGTCGAAACCCTGCTGGAGGGCGGGACGGGAGGCCCCCGGGGCACGCTGGAGCGGCTGCGCCCCGAACCGGCGGACATGCTGCCGAAGGGGGGTGGGGCCATCACCGGTTTCCGTCTGTCCCTCTTCAAGAACATGGGGAACAGCCGCGGCAACGCCGAGTCCAGCTTCATCCGCAGCGTCGACGACGCCGTGCACCGCTTCCACTCCACGGTGATGGTCCACCTGGACGCTCCCGCGGCCCGGCGGACGGGGGCGAGGGAAAGGGCCCGGGTGTGA
- a CDS encoding IclR family transcriptional regulator, which translates to MGRLVPAVTRALDILELFLDGDGTLSAPDIVRKLQLPRTTVHELVTTLAARSYIVQVPGQPGRYRLGVRPYQLGSRYAEQLDLAAEGQQVARSVAETCDETVHVAILEGTDVIYIAKVDSTHAVRMVSAAGRRLPAHCTSVGKMLLASLPEPQLASRVPEDGTLVAMTPNSITDPAALREALDEIRQRGVAVENRESNPDVSCVAAPVRDRTGQVVAALSISVPMIRWSDDRRGELEQLAAKGAAELSERLGHRSVG; encoded by the coding sequence GTGGGACGCCTCGTACCTGCCGTGACCCGGGCTCTCGACATTCTCGAGCTCTTCCTCGACGGAGACGGGACGCTCTCCGCCCCCGACATCGTGCGCAAGCTCCAGCTGCCGCGCACCACCGTGCACGAGCTGGTGACCACTCTCGCCGCCCGGTCGTACATCGTCCAGGTTCCCGGTCAGCCGGGACGCTACCGGCTCGGGGTGCGGCCCTACCAGCTCGGCAGCCGGTACGCCGAGCAGCTCGACCTCGCCGCCGAGGGCCAGCAGGTCGCCCGGTCCGTCGCCGAGACCTGTGACGAGACCGTGCACGTGGCGATCCTGGAGGGCACCGACGTCATCTACATCGCCAAGGTCGACTCGACGCACGCGGTGCGTATGGTGTCGGCCGCCGGCCGGCGCCTGCCCGCGCACTGCACCTCCGTCGGCAAGATGCTCCTCGCCTCCCTCCCCGAGCCGCAGCTCGCCTCCCGTGTCCCGGAGGACGGCACGCTCGTGGCCATGACGCCCAACAGCATCACCGACCCGGCCGCCCTGCGCGAGGCCCTCGACGAGATCCGGCAGCGCGGGGTCGCCGTCGAGAACCGTGAGTCCAACCCGGACGTCTCCTGCGTCGCCGCCCCGGTCCGCGACCGCACCGGGCAGGTCGTCGCCGCGCTCTCCATCTCGGTGCCGATGATCCGCTGGAGCGACGACCGCCGCGGCGAGCTGGAGCAGCTGGCCGCCAAGGGCGCCGCCGAACTGTCCGAGCGTCTCGGCCACCGGAGCGTGGGATGA